A genomic region of Serratia fonticola contains the following coding sequences:
- a CDS encoding YshB family small membrane protein → MLDSFIVFITQGADVSAAVSHTPQAAAAAVLCAALMNFFS, encoded by the coding sequence ATGCTGGATTCATTCATCGTCTTTATTACCCAAGGCGCAGACGTCAGCGCTGCCGTCAGTCACACACCACAGGCAGCCGCTGCAGCCGTATTGTGTGCCGCACTGATGAACTTCTTCAGTTAA
- the glnG gene encoding nitrogen regulation protein NR(I) → MQRGIVWIVDDDSSIRWVLERALTGAGVNCTTFDSGNAVLDALATQTPDVLLSDIRMPGMDGLALLKQIKQRHPMLPVIIMTAHSDLDAAVSAYQQGAFDYLPKPFDIDEAVALVERAISHYQEQQQPARSQPASDPVADIIGEAPAMQDVFRIIGRLSRSSISVLINGESGTGKELVAHALHRHSPRAKSPFIALNMAAIPKDLIESELFGHEKGAFTGANQIRQGRFEQADGGTLFLDEIGDMPLDVQTRLLRVLADGQFYRVGGYAPVKVDVRIIAATHQNLELRVQEGKFREDLFHRLNVIRVHLPPLRERREDIPRLARYFLQVAAKELGVEAKNLHPETETALTRLPWPGNVRQLENTCRWLTVMAAGQEVLIQDLPTELFETVPPESSSHSLPDSWATLLAQWADRALRSGHQNLLSEAQPEMERTLLTTALRHTQGHKQEAARLLGWGRNTLTRKLKELGME, encoded by the coding sequence ATGCAACGAGGGATAGTCTGGATCGTCGATGACGATAGCTCCATCCGCTGGGTGCTTGAACGCGCACTCACTGGTGCCGGTGTAAACTGCACCACCTTCGACAGCGGCAACGCGGTATTGGACGCATTGGCGACGCAAACTCCCGACGTGTTGCTGTCTGATATTCGCATGCCGGGTATGGATGGTCTGGCCCTGCTCAAACAAATAAAACAGCGCCATCCGATGCTTCCGGTCATCATAATGACGGCACATTCGGACTTGGATGCCGCTGTTAGCGCCTATCAGCAAGGGGCTTTTGATTACCTGCCAAAACCCTTTGATATAGATGAAGCCGTCGCGCTGGTTGAACGTGCAATCAGCCATTATCAGGAGCAACAACAACCGGCTCGTAGCCAGCCCGCCAGCGATCCCGTCGCCGATATCATTGGCGAAGCTCCGGCAATGCAGGATGTGTTCCGTATTATCGGCCGTCTGTCACGCTCATCCATCAGCGTACTGATCAACGGTGAATCAGGCACCGGGAAAGAACTGGTCGCTCATGCATTGCATCGCCATAGCCCGCGAGCGAAATCTCCGTTTATTGCCCTGAATATGGCCGCGATCCCAAAAGACCTGATCGAATCCGAACTGTTTGGCCACGAGAAGGGGGCATTTACCGGGGCTAATCAGATCCGCCAAGGTCGTTTTGAACAGGCCGATGGTGGCACTCTGTTTCTGGATGAAATCGGCGATATGCCACTGGATGTGCAAACCCGTTTGTTGCGCGTACTCGCTGATGGCCAGTTCTATCGTGTTGGGGGCTACGCGCCGGTCAAGGTGGATGTGCGCATCATCGCAGCGACCCACCAAAACCTGGAACTGCGCGTTCAGGAAGGCAAGTTTCGTGAGGATTTGTTCCACCGTCTGAACGTGATCCGAGTGCATTTACCACCATTGCGTGAACGCCGCGAAGATATTCCGCGCCTGGCTCGCTACTTCCTTCAGGTAGCAGCGAAAGAACTGGGTGTAGAAGCAAAAAATCTGCATCCGGAAACGGAAACCGCCCTCACCCGCTTGCCATGGCCAGGCAACGTACGCCAGTTGGAAAACACCTGCCGCTGGTTAACCGTGATGGCTGCCGGTCAGGAGGTGCTGATCCAGGATCTGCCGACGGAACTGTTTGAAACGGTACCCCCTGAGTCCAGCAGCCACAGTTTGCCGGACAGTTGGGCGACCCTGCTGGCACAGTGGGCCGATCGCGCCCTGCGTTCCGGTCATCAAAACCTGTTGTCTGAAGCTCAGCCGGAAATGGAACGAACCCTGCTCACTACGGCACTGAGGCATACCCAAGGACACAAGCAGGAAGCCGCTCGTTTGCTGGGATGGGGCAGAAATACCTTAACGCGTAAGCTGAAAGAATTAGGCATGGAGTAA